ATCTTCCAAGTTCTCATGTGAAGGGTGATATGGCCTATTTATAATTTGGTAGTTTCtctctaaaattaaaaaatagtggTCTTCTATTGAGCCATCCACATTTTTGATTTCTTAATATCATGGATTAACAACTTCATAACGTATACTATCTCCATGCTTTATATTAAATACCAAACATGAACCACATATTTTTAGTGAgataattcttatttttttaggCATATTGCTTCCAtattttgtaaaacaaaaataaagtgATTTTACGTAGGCTGACATTTTCgccttattaaaaaaaaaattatcaatcTGCAACATGACCAGACGAGTAGAACAACAGTAAAAGTGTTAGTGTACATATTTGGGCTATCAATGTGAGGGTACCAGTAAGCCTATAACTATCTCTGTCCAAGACATGCATGAACTGAATTCAACTTTTAGAGGGAAGTTTTACTAGGCCTAATcaaatatataatgatattataaaacgttgtatttcaataataacacACCTCACCAAACTCAAGCCTAACAAAAGACAGTCATAATCTCCTGAGGCGTAGAATATGCAAACAAAAGGCTTCATTGAAGCAAGCAATTTTATTGTCACTATGTCTATTGAGACGCAAATTTACAATTATTGTTAGCGATTATAATGAAAAGTAAAACCCAAGTACTCCTGGAGTCAAAATTACTATGTCATTATTGTGCTATATCGAAGCATTAACTTTGTTATAACAGTAGTAATTTTGGTGTCATCGGTAGCTAAAATGGGTAAGAAAGGAGTCACAGAATGGGATAGTACAAACGAATTTGAATTTAATGCTATGGCTTCGTCTCTGGTGTTTAAGCCGGATTCGAAACCTAAGCCTTTGCCGGCGGTGAATAGAGGAGAGTCTACAAGCCGAGCAGACTCTACGAAACGAGAGCCTATGGTATTCACAACATCGGTTGAATTCGGTTTGCCGACTGTACACGAAAGAAAGAACACTGAGGCGTCTAAACGTAGACGAACACAAAATGATTCGGAATCAACGGCAATGATGAAGAATGAACTGTTAGTATATTCATCAACCACTGCATGGACTTATACAAGGAGAGCTGCATTGCTGGTTTtctttatatgttatattattatttttgcgCTAGCtattagtttacttgttaacgCACCTTGCCAATCCACTGATAACTGGTATGCAACGGGGATCGGGTACCAGATTTTGCCACGCTCTTTCAAAGACTCAGATGGAGATGGAATAGGGGATCTTAATGGTAAGACGAAAGTGCCATTGGTTATCATGATTAcacataataatgataataggcATATCTAGGAATAATAGTGCATTAAAGCAATAAATATTTAGATGATTAGCAGAATTAAAAGATGCTCAATAATGTTCGTTAAAGACCAAGAAGAGTACAGTGCGACTACCATGTTGTTTCTATGTTAGAGACAGCAACAAATAATAAACCATACTCCTGTCTCAATGAGCAGTTAAACAAAATGATGCAGAGTTagaaaatagtttaaaaaacagtaggcctaagttataaacaaatataacagCCCCGTCCCAAAGTTTGATCTCCAGGTTCGATAATACAGTATAAGAACAGTTTAACAAGTTTACTTGTCGTTTGTGGGCATGCAAATCTTTTATGGTACCGACTTTGGTGTAGCCTGAGCAAATTTGGTATTCACTATATCTTCTTTAGGCCACATTAATATTgtacactataggcctactgtatgtttatgacaatctaaagccttgtctacaatataatatcaaactttatgtgtataccatatttgggcacatcacacttttattatcaggctagtttgatagtgtagacagagctttatggaTGATGATGTTGATCTAAACGATGACAAAATAATGACAGTTTGAAATTATGTCTTTTTTACAGGAGTAAAAGAAAAACTAGGGTATTTGAAAGGCATTGGTGTTTCCATTATCTGGTTAGGATCAGTACTAAAAACACCGTACAAAGATCTTGGGTACGATGTGTCCAACTTCGTAATGGTAGACCCTGTGATTGGCACAGCTGAAGATTTCACGAACCTCGTAAATGAAATTCATAAACAAGGTTAGTCAATTTGGATTGGACGTCGTTCCAATATAACTAAAAATAAAGAGACAGCAAGGTACAAGTTGAAAATTCgacattattatcattttcaagAATCTTATGACAGAGGCCTATTTACACATTATTCAGTACGGTACGTTACAAAAGTGTCACAGAAagcatgaaaacaaaatgtgttgACCAATGGGTGACGGATATGTTGTAGCCAATCATTGAGACTTAATGTTTTAGCAAAggagaataataaaaaaaaaatataaacagttaTTAAAGTAATCTAAGGTGTTCATAgtgattattatttgtataatttgtttttttcatatagttatttttttattgtattttatatacctTGTAAATAATGTGTTGTTTTGTTATGAGGTCGAACCTCTTTTTGCGAAAGAGTGTTCCGCTATATcaataaatgatttattattataataaaaataattatattaaataataaaacatattattgaTTACAGGTATGTACCTCATCTTGGAGATTCCACCGAACCAGTCCAGTGACGAACACGAATGGTTTACTGATAGTATGAGCAGTAGAACCTCTCAGTTTAGTGATTACTATATCTGGACAAATGGTGTCAACGGAGGACCCCCAAATAACTGGGTaggtttataatatatataggcctaatgaataatattacattgttagtatggtttGGAGTACATCATTATTTTGCGTTTGTCAAGTTCATTATCGTTATTCATCTTACAGATCAGTGTATATGGAGGGCCTGCGTGGACGTACGTGCCGGTGCGCAATCAATGGTATTATCACACATTTTCCGAATATGAACCAGATTTAAACTATAGGAACCCTGAAGTAGAAAGGGAAATGACGGTAAGAAGAAAACGTATTGACTTAGAAAACATTCTCACTTACTGGActaacagacagacagaccatTTAGTTATTGAGTGACGGTCGGAATGTTAATAGTCATTAATTGATCAACAACTTATCTATTGTCAATTGATCTTTTCCATTAGGtaaatttgttcgcgcgaatcgaaagcgtcagcttatacgcatgcgtatttaTGATTAAGTCTTCCAAACGCTCTCTACGCATGCGATTCGCGCGAGACAAATTCGCCTGGTGGAAAATAGGCTTTAATGATcaatttaatttctattttgATAATCGGTTTATCcaataatgaaataaatgttgattttcaCCTTAGGAGGCAATACGTTACTGGCTGTCACAAGATGTCGATGGGCTTTACTTACGTCATGTTAATGCATTATTTGAATCGAGTGAATTGAACCAAGATGAACCAGAAAATCCGGATTACCTGAAGTACGATAATGAAACAAAAGTAGGTACAGTATTAGTGTTTGATTAGATTCATATGGTGGCAAAGTTTGAGTTAAAATTGAATAGAATTGACAACACCGAAAAAGCTTTCGTAATTCTGCAATTCACTCTACAATCACGCAGATCATTATTGCAAAAACTCTGAACGCAATATAATGCTGCATCATTAGCAgacaattattattgttgttattattcgTTGTTTATAAAGCGCCAAAGAAAGATAAAATCGTCGCCgctgctctagccagctatgtcccatgaggacatattcattaataagttgtttcatagcggtagatttagtatctaaggccgacagttttTCGAATTTGCAAACTCGACTATAATGTAtaggtcccagctgctggacccaaaaaacgtttGGGAAAaaagagtctatgagggctcacggttgaacgattttggattcttgccctttgattggttgacgcgaatcaacagatTGAATTTCATGCCATTTTTGAATTAgtagattaatatttgttggcaaataatacattgttggaaaggtacacatgtcttctttcaaatgctgtgtatacaattaactagtgaaaaaatgggcatgtgattcataattaaagaactatctgtgatttgtatgtatctttgcgattaaaggacatctttttaataattaatcataaattaatcaaaaaaacaatgattaactttaaaatgtcgagcggcgttttttgtaagaaatatttcttgtttttataGTGGAGTTGGGGTACGGTAAATGTGCTTCTTACCCAACACAAGATCCGATGCCTTCATTTATTACCCACTGAATAACGTTGTTATTTATCTTCTAGATACTCAAAAGCTACGATGAGCTGTCCCATATCTATACCAGAGATCAAACCCAGGTCTACGGTGTGCTCAAGAGATGGAGAGACGTCATGCAAGAATACGAGACGATTACAGAAGATGGCGATGATGATGTCAGAAAGTAAGAGAATTACACATTGTAATTCAACAAAAACTGTTGCTGGAACATTGTGTTATGTGATGAtgatacattatttaatataagattgctaacaaatattataaaaatatgtttccctccttatttaaaattaattattccaTTATGCATATATACGATTTTTTCGCATCTCAAAATTTGATTCTCTAGATTCCTTTGTTCTCACcatttttgtttcaatgtaaGTTTTTGGATGTCCTTGTACAAAAACTTGCAACTTATCTACTCTTAATCTGTCGAATACGAATAAAAGAGTATAATCTTTTTATAGGTTGATGGTTGTGGATGTACGCGGTAGCAGTGTGGCTGAAACTATAAAATATTCTACCGAAGGGTGGGCAGACTATGCCTTTAACTACGCCCTCTATGACTCAATAGATGGAAATTACTTGGCTTCGCAAATAGAAGAATGGATGCGAGAAAAGCCGACGGGATCAGTAACTAGCTGGTCTGTAAGTAGGCTGCCACGTTGTCATTTCTGAAAATTTATTAAATCTCGAGTTATCTGTATCTTTAATGTGGGCCGAAATATTAGATAACACGCCCTCTGTTGTCGCtttctttcattttgttttctattataaaaaataaacattcatcaaaaatataatgtatgttgaaataaattcatctagtttctaaagctctgtctacactatcaaactttatgtgacgaaaAATGTGGTGcctatgatgtcatatcaataccatatttaagcatatcattaccgtatgtggacacatcacactttttttttgtcaaactagtttgataagtgtagacagagcttaagcgcttaatttgtttgtgttttaattattaaatcataaaaatgtacttTGTTCAATTTCTTTGTTGAAAACATTAGCAGGTACTAACTAGAATAATATCTATGTAAAAGTAATAATATCTAT
The window above is part of the Antedon mediterranea chromosome 10, ecAntMedi1.1, whole genome shotgun sequence genome. Proteins encoded here:
- the LOC140060807 gene encoding alpha-glucosidase-like; the encoded protein is MGKKGVTEWDSTNEFEFNAMASSLVFKPDSKPKPLPAVNRGESTSRADSTKREPMVFTTSVEFGLPTVHERKNTEASKRRRTQNDSESTAMMKNELLVYSSTTAWTYTRRAALLVFFICYIIIFALAISLLVNAPCQSTDNWYATGIGYQILPRSFKDSDGDGIGDLNGVKEKLGYLKGIGVSIIWLGSVLKTPYKDLGYDVSNFVMVDPVIGTAEDFTNLVNEIHKQGMYLILEIPPNQSSDEHEWFTDSMSSRTSQFSDYYIWTNGVNGGPPNNWISVYGGPAWTYVPVRNQWYYHTFSEYEPDLNYRNPEVEREMTEAIRYWLSQDVDGLYLRHVNALFESSELNQDEPENPDYLKYDNETKILKSYDELSHIYTRDQTQVYGVLKRWRDVMQEYETITEDGDDDVRKLMVVDVRGSSVAETIKYSTEGWADYAFNYALYDSIDGNYLASQIEEWMREKPTGSVTSWSIGSGDYHRIQSRYPISMAMMTLLLTLPGSPVIYYGDEIGMKDIHVTHNISRDPQISNINETFRGLIYNLSRDASRSPMQWSSNANAGFSDVNDPESLWLPVNTDYTTVNTQVRNSAYLKSIRDLVALRSTRTFKEDQVRMLRAQKDVVTYARERLGYPTYFVAVNLADFSVLDKYYLHDSDLFGEDEIGTVVFNTHGDIGQSVDIRELMLEADQAIIVEFPI